The following coding sequences lie in one Streptococcus suis genomic window:
- the malQ gene encoding 4-alpha-glucanotransferase yields MTNRTSGILMHITSLPGKFGIGTFGQSAYDFVDFLVETKQTYWQILPLTTTSYGDSPYQSFSAIAGNTHLIDFDLLVEDGLLATEDFQDVNFGDNPEKVDYALIYQVRRPILEKAVQAFLQDDKKKAAFLEFEKANSSWLTDYAEFMAIKEYFGNKALQEWEDKKVVARNEEALDKYRLELANQIDYYKVTQYFFFSQWKQLKEYANKHHIKIIGDMPIYVSADSVEVWTKPQLFKLDSERKPLYVAGVPADNFSADGQLWGNPIYDWPEHEKTGYNWWIYRIHESFKLYDVLRIDHFKGFSDFWQVDGKAEVAKVGTWEPGPGYNLFKAVKETLGDLPIIAEDLGNIDAKARKLLADCGYPGMKILEFGFFDVTGKSIDAPHRCIPNSVAYTGTHDNEVVNGWYNNLDPEQQEYVDAYSNRKPIEKVSQAMLRMLFATVSDTAIATMQDVLDLGEESRMNMPSTIGGNWEWRMKAEDLTQERKDFLTKMTLLYQRGNENHD; encoded by the coding sequence ATGACAAATCGTACCAGTGGAATTTTGATGCATATTACCTCACTTCCAGGTAAGTTTGGTATTGGTACTTTTGGACAGTCTGCCTATGATTTTGTAGATTTCTTGGTGGAAACCAAGCAAACCTACTGGCAGATTTTACCACTAACAACTACAAGCTATGGAGATTCTCCTTACCAGTCTTTCTCTGCTATTGCAGGAAATACACACTTGATAGACTTTGACCTCTTGGTTGAGGATGGCTTATTGGCAACAGAAGATTTCCAAGATGTAAATTTTGGAGATAATCCTGAAAAAGTAGACTATGCTCTTATCTATCAAGTTCGTCGACCAATTTTGGAGAAGGCAGTTCAAGCATTTTTACAAGATGATAAGAAGAAAGCTGCTTTTCTAGAGTTTGAAAAGGCTAACTCATCTTGGTTGACAGATTATGCTGAGTTCATGGCTATCAAGGAATACTTTGGTAATAAAGCTCTCCAAGAATGGGAAGATAAAAAAGTTGTAGCTCGCAACGAGGAAGCTCTTGATAAGTACCGCTTAGAATTGGCAAATCAAATCGACTACTACAAAGTCACACAGTATTTCTTCTTCAGCCAATGGAAACAATTGAAAGAATATGCCAACAAACACCACATCAAAATCATCGGAGACATGCCAATCTATGTTTCTGCTGATAGCGTTGAAGTGTGGACAAAACCCCAACTATTCAAATTGGACAGTGAACGCAAGCCGCTTTATGTAGCAGGTGTACCAGCTGATAACTTCTCGGCAGATGGTCAATTATGGGGAAATCCTATTTATGATTGGCCAGAACATGAAAAAACAGGCTATAACTGGTGGATTTATCGTATCCATGAAAGTTTCAAACTTTATGATGTCCTTCGGATTGACCATTTCAAAGGTTTCTCAGACTTCTGGCAAGTTGATGGTAAGGCAGAAGTAGCTAAGGTTGGAACTTGGGAACCAGGTCCTGGCTACAATCTCTTTAAGGCTGTCAAAGAAACACTTGGAGACCTTCCAATCATTGCAGAAGACCTTGGAAACATTGACGCTAAAGCTCGCAAATTGCTTGCGGATTGTGGCTATCCAGGCATGAAAATCTTAGAATTTGGTTTCTTTGATGTAACGGGTAAGAGTATCGATGCTCCACACCGTTGCATTCCAAATTCAGTTGCCTACACTGGAACTCACGATAATGAGGTTGTCAATGGCTGGTACAACAATCTTGATCCAGAACAACAAGAATACGTGGATGCCTACAGCAACCGTAAGCCGATTGAAAAAGTTAGCCAAGCTATGCTCCGTATGCTGTTTGCAACAGTGAGTGATACAGCTATTGCAACCATGCAAGACGTCCTAGACTTGGGTGAAGAAAGTCGAATGAATATGCCGTCAACTATCGGTGGAAACTGGGAATGGCGCATGAAAGCTGAAGACTTGACCCAAGAACGCAAAGACTTCTTGACAAAAATGACATTACTATACCAACGAGGAAATGAAAACCATGACTAA
- a CDS encoding peptide deformylase (cleaves off formyl group from N-terminal methionine residues of newly synthesized proteins; binds iron(2+)), whose product MIQPIMKDIFFLQQKSEPATQLDVQVGQDLQDTLSANAHACVGMAANMIGIKKRIIIVNMGFTNLIMYNPVLISKAKPYQTEEGCLSLEGTRLMTRYQEIEVEFFDASWKKQSLKLTDFQAQIVQHELDHLEGIII is encoded by the coding sequence ATGATTCAACCCATTATGAAAGATATTTTCTTCCTGCAACAAAAGTCTGAGCCTGCGACTCAGCTAGATGTACAGGTCGGTCAGGATTTGCAGGATACTTTGTCAGCCAACGCTCACGCCTGCGTGGGCATGGCGGCCAACATGATTGGCATCAAAAAGCGGATTATCATCGTCAACATGGGTTTTACCAACCTGATCATGTACAATCCCGTCCTCATCAGCAAGGCCAAGCCCTATCAGACCGAGGAAGGCTGCCTGTCGCTGGAAGGTACCCGCCTGATGACACGCTATCAGGAGATTGAAGTGGAGTTTTTTGATGCTTCTTGGAAAAAGCAGAGCCTAAAGCTGACAGACTTCCAAGCCCAGATTGTTCAGCATGAACTGGATCATTTGGAAGGGATTATCATCTAA
- a CDS encoding glycogen/starch/alpha-glucan family phosphorylase has product MTKFTTFAETNTSKKLADLTNEEIYLQLLNYVKEAAASKPKNTGKRKVYYISAEFLIGKLLSNNLINLGVYKDIQAELAAAGKSLAQVEDVEPEPSLGNGGLGRLASCFVDSMSTLAINGEGVGLNYHCGLFRQVFKKNEQEAEPNFWIENDSWLIPTTISYDVPFKNFTLKSKLDRLDILGYKKETKNYLNLFDIESVNYDLITDGISFDKTDIKENLTLFLYPDDSDKNGELLRIYQQYFMVSNAAQLLIDEAIERGSNLHDLADYAYVQINDTHPSMVIPELIRLLTEKHGIEFAEAVAIVKNMTGYTNHTILAEALEKWPLEFLEEVVPHLVDIIKELDALIRAEIKDPAVQIIDESGRVHMAHMDIHFSNSVNGVAALHTEILKNSELKAFYELYPEKFNNKTNGITFRRWLEFANQDLADYIKELIGDEYLTDATKLEKLLAFADDKEVHAKLAEIKHNNKLALKRYLKDNKGIELDENSIIDTQIKRFHEYKRQQMNALYVIHKYLEIKNGNLPKRKITVIFGGKAAPAYVIAQDIIHLILCLSELINNDPEVSKYLNVHLVENYNVTVAEKLIPATDISEQISLASKEASGTGNMKFMLNGALTLGTMDGANVEIAELAGMDNIYTFGKDSDTIIDLYDKAGYVSADYYNGDANIKRAVDFIVSDEVKALGNEERLGRLHHELISKDWFMTLIDLAEYIEVKEQVFADYEDQDSWNKKVVHNIAKAGFFSSDRTIEQYNEDIWHSK; this is encoded by the coding sequence ATGACTAAATTTACAACATTTGCAGAAACAAATACTTCGAAGAAATTAGCTGATTTGACAAATGAAGAAATCTATCTTCAACTGTTGAACTACGTAAAAGAAGCTGCAGCTTCAAAACCAAAAAACACAGGAAAACGTAAAGTTTACTATATCTCAGCTGAGTTCCTTATCGGTAAACTCTTGTCAAACAACTTGATTAACTTGGGCGTGTACAAAGACATTCAAGCAGAATTGGCAGCAGCTGGTAAATCATTGGCGCAGGTTGAAGATGTTGAACCAGAACCATCACTTGGTAACGGTGGTTTGGGACGTCTAGCTTCATGTTTCGTTGATTCTATGTCAACACTTGCTATCAACGGTGAAGGTGTTGGTCTGAACTACCACTGTGGTCTTTTCCGCCAAGTATTTAAGAAAAATGAGCAAGAAGCAGAGCCAAACTTCTGGATTGAAAATGATTCTTGGTTGATTCCAACAACTATCAGCTATGATGTTCCATTCAAAAACTTCACTTTGAAATCAAAATTGGATCGTCTTGATATTCTTGGCTATAAAAAAGAGACTAAGAACTACCTCAATTTGTTTGATATTGAGTCAGTAAACTATGACTTGATTACAGACGGTATTTCATTTGACAAGACTGATATTAAAGAAAACTTGACACTCTTCTTGTACCCAGATGATTCTGATAAGAATGGTGAATTGCTCCGTATCTACCAACAATATTTCATGGTATCAAATGCAGCTCAACTTTTGATTGATGAAGCAATTGAGCGCGGTTCAAACTTGCATGACTTGGCTGACTACGCTTATGTGCAAATCAACGATACTCACCCATCAATGGTGATTCCTGAGTTGATCCGTCTTTTGACTGAAAAGCATGGTATTGAATTTGCGGAAGCAGTTGCCATCGTTAAGAATATGACTGGTTACACAAACCACACTATCTTGGCGGAAGCACTTGAAAAATGGCCACTTGAGTTCCTTGAAGAAGTGGTGCCGCACTTGGTTGATATTATCAAAGAATTGGATGCCCTTATTCGTGCAGAAATTAAAGACCCAGCAGTCCAAATCATTGATGAATCAGGTCGTGTACACATGGCTCACATGGATATCCACTTCTCTAACTCAGTGAACGGTGTAGCTGCGCTTCACACAGAAATCCTCAAAAACTCTGAATTGAAAGCTTTCTACGAGCTTTACCCAGAAAAATTCAACAATAAAACAAACGGTATCACTTTCCGCCGTTGGTTGGAATTTGCCAACCAAGACCTTGCAGACTATATCAAGGAATTGATTGGCGATGAGTACTTAACAGATGCGACTAAACTTGAGAAATTGCTGGCCTTTGCTGATGACAAAGAAGTTCATGCTAAGTTGGCGGAAATCAAACACAACAACAAATTGGCTCTCAAACGTTATTTGAAAGACAATAAGGGTATCGAGTTGGACGAAAACTCTATCATTGATACACAAATCAAACGTTTCCACGAGTACAAACGCCAACAAATGAACGCCTTGTATGTCATCCACAAGTATCTTGAAATCAAGAATGGTAATCTGCCAAAACGTAAAATCACGGTTATCTTCGGTGGTAAGGCAGCTCCAGCTTACGTGATTGCCCAAGACATTATCCACTTGATTCTCTGCTTGTCTGAGTTGATCAACAACGACCCAGAAGTCAGCAAGTACCTCAACGTTCACTTGGTAGAAAACTACAATGTGACAGTTGCTGAGAAACTCATCCCTGCAACAGATATTTCAGAACAAATCTCATTGGCTTCTAAAGAAGCGTCAGGTACTGGTAACATGAAATTCATGTTGAACGGTGCATTGACACTTGGTACCATGGACGGTGCCAACGTTGAGATTGCTGAGTTGGCTGGTATGGACAACATCTATACATTTGGTAAAGATTCAGATACCATCATCGACTTGTACGATAAGGCTGGTTACGTATCTGCGGACTACTACAATGGCGATGCCAATATCAAGCGTGCAGTTGATTTTATCGTCAGCGATGAGGTAAAAGCACTTGGTAACGAAGAACGTCTTGGTCGTCTGCACCATGAATTGATTTCGAAAGACTGGTTCATGACCTTGATTGACTTGGCTGAATACATTGAAGTCAAGGAGCAAGTCTTTGCAGACTACGAAGATCAAGATTCATGGAACAAGAAAGTTGTTCACAACATCGCCAAAGCTGGATTCTTCTCATCTGACCGTACAATCGAGCAGTACAACGAAGACATCTGGCACAGTAAATAA
- a CDS encoding UDP-N-acetylmuramoylpentapeptide-lysine N(6)-alanyltransferase yields the protein MFYTYKIGISAEEHDSFVKQSPQANLLQSSQWATVKSEWRNERLGFFKDGQLVAVASLLIRRLVVPFGFTMIYIPRGPVMDYEDAELVSFVFKSIKEFALRERSVVIKFDPFIRLSSKTITGDREEELNVLAVKDRIVDLGGIWSGRVQTMSATIQPTCHAVLYSESFSEESLNKRVRQNIRSARNKGIEIRIGREELLRDFSELLKKTEERKSIRLRGREYYQKILNAYPENSYIVVAYLDLAKRYEQLSYLEEKLVKEAMTFTSTTKQSKIDNYKKETRRINTELEMINSLIRNGSKLVPLAGTLTIDFAGTSEIIYAGMDEKFKHYQPALLTWVETAKYAFERGVKWQNLGGIEPTLDGGLYHFKSHLNPVVEEYIGEFDLIVSPILYKIFQVLLEIRKKLRKKK from the coding sequence ATGTTTTACACTTATAAAATAGGTATATCTGCTGAGGAACATGATTCATTTGTAAAGCAATCACCACAGGCTAACCTGTTGCAGAGTAGTCAGTGGGCAACCGTAAAAAGTGAGTGGCGAAATGAGAGACTAGGCTTTTTTAAAGATGGACAATTAGTGGCAGTTGCTTCTCTTCTTATCAGAAGGTTGGTAGTACCATTTGGTTTTACGATGATTTATATACCAAGAGGTCCTGTAATGGATTATGAAGATGCTGAATTAGTATCATTTGTATTTAAGTCCATTAAAGAATTTGCCCTCCGAGAACGCAGTGTTGTTATAAAATTCGATCCATTTATTCGACTATCTAGTAAAACTATAACAGGAGATAGGGAAGAAGAATTAAATGTACTTGCCGTCAAAGATAGGATTGTTGATTTGGGAGGTATTTGGTCTGGTCGAGTGCAGACCATGTCGGCTACAATCCAACCTACTTGTCATGCAGTATTGTATAGCGAATCCTTCTCAGAGGAATCACTAAATAAACGAGTTCGACAAAATATTCGGTCGGCGCGTAATAAAGGTATTGAGATTCGAATTGGTCGTGAGGAATTGTTAAGAGATTTTTCAGAGCTATTAAAAAAGACTGAGGAGCGCAAATCTATTCGCTTGCGGGGGAGAGAGTATTATCAAAAAATATTGAATGCCTATCCAGAAAATTCTTATATTGTAGTTGCCTATTTGGATTTAGCAAAGAGATATGAACAGTTATCTTATCTTGAAGAAAAATTAGTAAAAGAAGCCATGACTTTCACCTCCACTACAAAACAATCGAAGATTGACAATTATAAAAAAGAAACCCGAAGAATAAATACAGAATTAGAAATGATAAATTCTCTGATTCGTAACGGGAGTAAGTTAGTTCCATTGGCTGGTACTTTGACAATTGATTTTGCAGGAACATCTGAAATTATCTATGCTGGTATGGATGAAAAGTTTAAACATTATCAGCCTGCTTTACTAACATGGGTGGAGACAGCAAAGTATGCTTTCGAACGAGGTGTGAAATGGCAAAATTTAGGAGGAATAGAGCCAACTTTAGACGGAGGCCTTTATCACTTTAAATCACATTTGAATCCAGTAGTAGAAGAGTATATTGGGGAATTCGATCTTATTGTTTCGCCAATATTATATAAGATTTTTCAAGTTTTACTGGAAATTAGAAAAAAATTAAGGAAGAAAAAATAA
- a CDS encoding MerR family transcriptional regulator gives MKTVKEMSQLSGISVRTLHYYDEINLLTPSFIAENGYRYYDNEAFEKLQEILLFRELEFPLKEIKKIVGNVAYDRESALKDQIRLLELKKKHLEKVIKHAKSLQQKGENYMNFEVFDKSDLLAFQEEAKERWGNTAAFQEFSAKTNQERFAQISAEMSGIMMEFGQLKKLSADDSKVQKQVEVLKAYISENFYNCTNEILASLGQMYIADNRFTQFIDQVGGEGTASFVSQAIAIYCGK, from the coding sequence ATGAAAACAGTGAAGGAAATGAGTCAGCTTTCAGGTATCAGCGTGCGCACACTTCATTATTACGATGAAATAAATTTGCTGACACCTAGTTTTATTGCGGAAAATGGATATCGTTATTATGATAATGAGGCGTTTGAAAAGTTGCAAGAAATCTTACTTTTTCGTGAATTGGAATTTCCTCTCAAAGAAATTAAAAAAATTGTAGGGAATGTAGCTTATGACAGAGAGTCAGCTTTGAAAGACCAGATTAGATTACTGGAGTTGAAAAAGAAACACTTGGAAAAAGTCATAAAGCATGCCAAGTCTTTACAGCAGAAGGGAGAAAATTACATGAATTTTGAAGTGTTTGATAAGTCAGATTTGTTGGCTTTCCAGGAGGAAGCTAAAGAAAGATGGGGTAATACCGCAGCTTTTCAGGAATTTTCTGCTAAGACGAATCAGGAAAGGTTTGCTCAGATAAGTGCAGAAATGTCTGGTATTATGATGGAATTTGGACAATTGAAAAAATTATCAGCTGATGATTCTAAAGTTCAGAAACAGGTAGAGGTTCTTAAAGCTTATATTAGTGAGAATTTTTATAATTGTACCAATGAAATTCTAGCAAGTCTAGGACAAATGTATATTGCAGATAACCGGTTTACTCAATTTATTGATCAAGTGGGAGGAGAAGGTACAGCGTCCTTTGTCAGTCAAGCGATTGCGATTTATTGTGGAAAATAA
- a CDS encoding ATP-dependent Clp protease ATP-binding subunit: protein MNNNFNNFNNMDDIFNQLMGNMGGYSTERRRYSINGREVTPEEFAMYRQTGRLPQTEEVAQTQAKGQIKSDGILAKLGRNLTQDAREGKLDPVIGRNKEIQETSEILARRTKNNPVLVGDAGVGKTAVVEGLAQAIVNGDVPAAIKNKEIISIDISGLEAGTQYRGAFEENVQNLVDEVKKAGNIILFFDEIHQILGAGSTGGDSGSKGLADILKPALSRGELTVIGATTQDEYRNTIHKNAALARRFNEVKVNAPSAEDTYQILKGIKPLYEAHHNIELPDEVLRAAVDYSVQYIPQRSLPDKAIDLVDVTAAHLAAQHPVTDIQTLEAEMAEAKQLQLEAAEKEDYEKALNEKVRIDKLQKQIDNHTEQQKVVATVNDVAQAVERMTGIPVSQMGASDIERLKELKNRLAAKVIGQDDAVEAVSRAIRRNRAGFDDGNRPIGSFLFVGPTGVGKTELAKQLALDLFGNKDAIIRLDMSEYSDRTAVSKLIGTTAGYIGYDDNSHTLTERVRRNPYSIVLLDEIEKADPQVITLLLQVLDDGHLTDGQGNQVNFKNTIIIATSNAGFGYGMAEGEENQDIMDRIAPFFRPEFLNRFNAVIEFKHLDKDDLKAIVELLLAQVNNTLAKKGIQLTVTEAAKEFLMEEGYDKAMGARPLRRVIENQIRDKVTDYYLDHVDVKYLEADVVDGSIQIKEQSFA from the coding sequence ATGAACAACAATTTCAATAACTTTAACAATATGGACGACATTTTCAATCAACTCATGGGCAACATGGGTGGCTACAGCACAGAACGTCGCCGTTATTCTATCAATGGGCGTGAAGTGACACCAGAAGAATTTGCTATGTACCGTCAGACTGGTCGCCTGCCACAGACAGAAGAAGTGGCTCAAACACAGGCTAAAGGTCAGATAAAGTCAGACGGGATTCTTGCAAAACTTGGCCGCAATTTGACCCAAGATGCGCGTGAAGGTAAGTTGGATCCAGTCATTGGACGAAACAAGGAAATCCAAGAAACCTCTGAAATCCTAGCTCGTCGTACCAAGAACAACCCTGTTCTGGTCGGTGATGCGGGTGTCGGAAAGACAGCGGTAGTAGAAGGCTTGGCTCAAGCCATTGTCAATGGTGATGTGCCAGCAGCTATTAAGAACAAGGAAATCATCTCCATCGACATTTCAGGCTTGGAAGCTGGGACTCAGTATCGTGGAGCTTTTGAGGAAAATGTGCAAAATCTTGTGGATGAAGTCAAAAAAGCAGGAAATATCATTCTCTTCTTTGATGAAATTCATCAGATTTTGGGAGCTGGTAGCACTGGCGGAGACTCAGGTTCCAAGGGTTTAGCGGATATTCTCAAACCAGCTTTATCCCGTGGGGAATTGACGGTTATCGGTGCCACTACACAGGACGAATACCGCAATACCATTCACAAGAACGCCGCTCTGGCTCGTCGTTTCAATGAAGTCAAGGTTAATGCTCCGTCCGCAGAAGACACCTACCAGATTTTGAAAGGGATCAAGCCGCTTTATGAAGCCCACCACAATATTGAATTGCCAGATGAGGTTTTGAGAGCTGCGGTTGATTATTCCGTCCAATATATTCCACAACGTAGCTTGCCTGATAAGGCTATTGACCTGGTCGATGTGACCGCTGCACACTTGGCTGCACAACATCCTGTGACAGATATTCAGACCTTGGAAGCAGAAATGGCTGAGGCAAAACAGTTGCAGTTGGAAGCGGCTGAAAAAGAGGATTATGAAAAAGCCTTGAATGAAAAGGTCCGTATTGATAAGCTACAAAAGCAGATTGATAATCATACAGAGCAACAGAAAGTGGTGGCGACTGTTAATGATGTGGCTCAAGCAGTTGAACGCATGACAGGTATTCCTGTTTCCCAAATGGGAGCCTCAGATATCGAACGACTCAAGGAATTGAAAAATCGTCTGGCAGCTAAGGTTATCGGTCAAGACGATGCGGTGGAAGCTGTATCCCGTGCCATTCGTCGGAATCGTGCAGGTTTTGATGACGGAAACCGTCCGATTGGTTCCTTCCTCTTTGTCGGTCCGACAGGTGTAGGTAAGACCGAGTTGGCAAAACAGTTAGCGCTAGACTTGTTTGGTAACAAGGATGCCATTATTCGTTTGGATATGTCTGAATACAGCGATCGGACAGCCGTTTCCAAATTAATCGGTACCACAGCTGGTTACATTGGCTACGATGACAATTCCCATACTCTCACCGAACGTGTCCGCCGCAATCCTTACTCCATTGTCCTCTTGGATGAGATTGAAAAGGCAGATCCGCAAGTGATTACCCTTCTCTTGCAAGTGCTAGATGATGGTCATTTGACTGATGGACAGGGCAACCAAGTTAACTTTAAGAATACCATTATCATCGCTACATCTAATGCAGGTTTTGGTTATGGAATGGCAGAAGGTGAAGAAAATCAAGACATCATGGACCGCATCGCACCATTCTTCCGTCCGGAGTTTCTCAATCGTTTCAATGCAGTTATCGAATTCAAGCACTTGGATAAAGATGATCTCAAAGCCATTGTAGAATTACTCTTGGCCCAGGTCAATAATACCCTGGCGAAGAAAGGTATCCAATTAACGGTAACGGAAGCTGCCAAAGAATTCTTGATGGAAGAAGGCTATGACAAGGCCATGGGAGCTCGTCCTCTGCGCCGTGTGATTGAAAATCAGATTCGAGACAAGGTAACAGATTACTATTTGGATCATGTTGATGTCAAATATCTGGAAGCGGATGTGGTTGATGGAAGCATCCAAATAAAAGAGCAAAGCTTTGCTTAA
- a CDS encoding nucleotidyltransferase translates to MISGIIAEYNPFHTGHKYLLEQAEGLKIVVMSGNFMQRGEPAIVDKWTRAQMALEHGADLVVEMPFLVSVQSADHFAKGAISILHRLGVEKLVFGTEEMLDYQKIADIYVDKSEEMENFVKNLPDHLSYPQKTQAMWQEFAGLTFTGDTPNHILALAYAKAVAGTGIHLSPVQRQGAGFHSEEVETSYASATAIRKGADQLDLVRDFLPSASLFEEATKVSWKDYFPLLRYQIATHPDLSQVFQVNEELASRIRSAIGSVATVEELVEAVATKRYTKARVRRVLTYILVNAVETPLPDAVHVLGFSARGQAYLKNVKERVDLVTRIGKEPWDSLTQQADAVYQLGADAIAEQTYGRVPVRVE, encoded by the coding sequence ATGATTTCAGGGATAATAGCAGAATACAATCCTTTTCATACAGGGCATAAATACCTGCTGGAACAGGCGGAAGGCTTGAAAATTGTGGTTATGTCTGGCAATTTTATGCAACGGGGCGAGCCAGCTATTGTGGATAAGTGGACACGGGCTCAGATGGCTTTGGAACACGGGGCAGATCTTGTTGTCGAGATGCCCTTTTTGGTGTCGGTCCAGTCGGCTGACCATTTTGCCAAAGGAGCAATCAGTATTTTACACAGGCTAGGTGTGGAAAAACTGGTTTTCGGTACGGAAGAAATGCTGGATTATCAGAAAATTGCGGATATCTATGTGGATAAGTCTGAGGAAATGGAAAATTTTGTGAAAAACTTGCCAGACCATCTCTCTTATCCACAGAAGACCCAGGCTATGTGGCAGGAATTTGCGGGACTAACCTTCACAGGTGACACGCCCAACCATATTCTGGCTCTAGCTTACGCTAAGGCAGTGGCTGGAACAGGCATTCATCTCAGCCCTGTTCAACGGCAGGGAGCTGGTTTTCATTCGGAAGAGGTGGAAACGTCCTACGCCTCGGCGACAGCTATCCGCAAGGGTGCTGACCAGCTGGACTTGGTTCGTGACTTTTTACCGTCTGCCAGTCTCTTTGAAGAGGCGACCAAGGTAAGCTGGAAGGATTATTTTCCCCTGCTCCGCTACCAGATTGCGACCCACCCAGATCTCAGTCAGGTCTTTCAGGTCAACGAAGAACTAGCCAGTCGTATCCGCTCTGCCATTGGGAGCGTAGCGACCGTGGAGGAGTTAGTGGAAGCTGTTGCGACCAAGCGCTACACTAAGGCGCGGGTGCGGCGGGTGCTGACCTACATCCTGGTCAATGCGGTGGAAACTCCCTTGCCAGATGCGGTCCATGTCCTAGGCTTTTCAGCTCGAGGCCAGGCCTATCTCAAGAACGTCAAGGAGCGGGTGGACCTGGTGACGCGGATCGGCAAAGAGCCCTGGGACAGCCTGACCCAGCAGGCAGACGCAGTCTATCAATTGGGTGCTGACGCAATAGCAGAGCAGACCTATGGGCGCGTGCCAGTGAGGGTGGAGTGA
- a CDS encoding peptidoglycan branched peptide synthesis protein, whose amino-acid sequence MTFCQITKEEFLKHCEQVNEKSFFQSIEMAGLLSKRGYDVRYAGFKNSQSEIVISTLLFCKKMAGGLYMELNSGPLVTDDAYLEEFYQSLKNYAKREGVLELVVKPSQAYQLFDSVGSPMSEADTQLIEKLVQVGFKHDGLQTGYPNGEPVWHYVKDLQGYSTTSLLQSYNKNSKRNIKNSESYGIRIRSINHKELSDFKKIIEETGARQGFEDRDSGYYNSLFESFGTQADFLVAELDPKASLKQIEKEIETSDRNSKQYAQQVQKLLKKQEVVQNILNQTQTAPIFLACALIIYDVNEATYLFGGSYSEFQSLSAPFLLQYEAMQRAIKRNLKRYNFLGIQGIFDSSDGVLRFKQNFNGYILRKAGTFRYYPHPIKHKIIQIIKKIVK is encoded by the coding sequence ATGACTTTTTGTCAAATAACTAAAGAAGAATTTTTAAAGCATTGTGAACAAGTAAATGAAAAATCATTTTTTCAATCTATTGAGATGGCCGGATTGCTATCCAAGCGAGGATATGATGTTCGCTATGCTGGTTTTAAAAATTCACAATCAGAAATCGTTATTTCTACTTTGCTTTTCTGTAAGAAGATGGCTGGTGGTTTGTATATGGAATTAAATTCTGGACCGCTGGTTACCGATGATGCTTATTTGGAGGAATTTTATCAATCTTTAAAAAACTATGCGAAGCGTGAAGGCGTACTTGAATTGGTGGTCAAGCCTTCCCAAGCCTATCAACTCTTTGATAGTGTAGGGAGTCCAATGAGTGAAGCAGATACTCAACTAATTGAGAAGCTGGTGCAAGTTGGATTTAAACATGATGGCTTACAAACAGGTTATCCAAATGGAGAGCCTGTTTGGCATTATGTGAAGGATTTGCAAGGGTATTCAACAACGTCGTTATTGCAATCCTACAATAAAAATAGTAAACGAAACATAAAAAATTCAGAAAGTTACGGTATCAGGATTCGTAGCATCAATCATAAGGAGCTTTCAGATTTCAAAAAAATAATTGAGGAAACTGGAGCTAGACAAGGCTTTGAAGATAGAGATAGTGGTTACTATAACAGTCTTTTTGAAAGCTTTGGTACACAGGCAGATTTTTTAGTTGCAGAACTTGACCCGAAAGCCAGTCTAAAGCAAATTGAAAAGGAAATAGAAACAAGTGATAGAAATTCAAAACAGTATGCACAGCAAGTGCAGAAATTGTTGAAAAAACAAGAGGTGGTTCAAAATATTTTAAATCAAACTCAGACAGCTCCTATTTTTTTGGCATGTGCACTGATAATTTATGATGTGAATGAGGCAACTTATCTTTTTGGTGGCTCATATTCAGAGTTTCAAAGCCTATCTGCACCTTTCTTACTTCAATATGAGGCGATGCAACGTGCAATAAAACGAAATCTTAAGCGTTATAATTTCCTTGGTATTCAAGGGATATTCGACAGCTCAGATGGTGTTCTTCGCTTTAAGCAAAATTTTAATGGGTATATTTTGAGAAAAGCTGGTACTTTTCGTTACTATCCTCATCCGATAAAGCATAAAATAATTCAAATTATCAAAAAAATAGTAAAATAA